From Prionailurus viverrinus isolate Anna chromosome B2, UM_Priviv_1.0, whole genome shotgun sequence, the proteins below share one genomic window:
- the CB2H6orf132 gene encoding uncharacterized protein C6orf132 homolog isoform X2, with product MKKNQTVQGTFSKLFGKKHANPPSTSLYATNPPWIFTQEAPEEGIRDFGGIYYGDNRFDSVSESGTATLKARPRVRPLLTFLPLNAQENHGLAVPTPSVPGDFADKEVTGTSSLVNGNLRLYSSVGDLRPGHYGQDPLIPPPPPGPAPGPPPGFSQLQEESPPPPPSMAPPPPPLLLEPPPPPTTAPPPPPVLGAQAPLSTLSSPSTPTPPDFIPPAPPLASLAPPPPLLPAPAPPASLHTTGTRFFPPGGVTKWKSEVALNGRQPETPRTSPPQSPAEPKGSLLRPKPEPHLTFPRSFKVPPPTPVRTSSIPTQEAQGTPPEEEGATKKAPNRLPLPPSFHIRPASQAYLDRAPEPDCPGELRPAAPASPRPGQSQSQSQTKECTETPPPAPPLPPPAPPLPPPAPPLPPAAPPLPTAEKAAPPPSRFTKNPKSSPPAPNPKPNPPSPEDTASSAPVDWRDPSQMEKLRSELAAYLCGSRREDRFVSHRAGPTAASQEKEGKKGPSLPEKEAPPSLPEKEILPSVPEKSPSSLPEKVAATSLPLPPVDYISQDPPAPSVRQIRSELEARLSSSAEKEAKPSIGSLPPKPRLEAGRIFEHRTDNGEFSKPVARNLPPPTTTPLPTTPLQSKATSVPAAPPKPTPGPATPPKVTPAPATPPKVTPAPATPPKVTPAPATPPKVTPAPATPPKVTLGPATPSKAVPEPATPSAATTVPPSSELTAEKKLVPAGQWEKPTPQELTVASQTEAEGHPSEASKPPALGALSSPALPPKRSPGGEGVAFLYKPHRSQESPSQEAAVAMGTLATGSAGGSREPVEVKEPQGLPAKPPTSAPPADELLRHPVTGEVVQPGSPMALLLAARQRAQKGRPGGAALGRSSLPGSLRGHGSQPQAGSDSIFHKEGRPNSFTVVPKSPKEAEKDPQLASSAQPPVPSQWKPQHPGDPEGTEPNHRHNGTKAEAKPAFSILPQGRLLPKSFSSPPSPSCKREEEEDDDDEGEFCFEVIPPPPEFSNDPEPPAPALRYLGRLGSPPRNNFLDLGQPLAPRGFSRFPAGAHHAGAGGLERFAGGGRSLIKKRLYVGEPQRSPGQPRGGTARSLSSPNCFGPPPGGPEMRRVNSAGRAPPGGLHAPRLSMEGAARGEAKFKAPGGDYGFSPAAGRSPHGTPHYGSPINTFTVRPGTRHPISYAYSGNHRKAPS from the exons AATGCCCAGGAGAACCATGGACTGGCTGTGCCCACCCCCTCTGTCCCAGGAGACTTTGCAGACAAAGAAGTGACAG GTACCAGCTCACTCGTCAACGGCAACCTGCGCCTGTACAGCTCTGTGGGTGACCTAAGGCCGGGGCACTATGGGCAGGACCCActcatccctccccctcccccaggcccggCCCCGGGGCCACCCCCAGGCTTTTCACAGCTTCAGGAGGaatcccccccacctccaccttccatggctcccccaccacctcccctgctgctggaacccccacccccacccaccacgGCCCCACCTCCGCCCCCAGTATTGGGGGCCCAAGCCCCCCTATCCACCCTTTCCTCCCCATCCACACCCACCCCTCCTGACTTCATTCCTCCTGCCCCACCCTTGGCCTCTCtagccccacctccacccctttTGCCGGCCCCAGCACCCCCAGCATCTCTTCATACGACGGGGACTCGCTTCTTTCCCCCTGGGGGTGTCACCAAGTGGAAATCAGAGGTAGCGCTGAATGGCAGGCAGCCGGAGACCCCCAGAACCAGCCCCCCCCAGAGCCCAGCTGAGCCAAAGGGGAGCCTTCTGAGGCCTAAGCCAGAACCCCACCTCACTTTCCCCCGCTCATTCAAGgtgcctcccccaaccccagtcaGGACTTCGTCCATCCCAACTCAGGAAGCACAGGGGACGCctccagaggaggaaggggccaccAAGAAAGCCCCCAATCGACTCCCACTGCCTCCCAGCTTCCACATCCGCCCCGCATCCCAGGCCTATCTGGACAGGGCCCCTGAGCCTGACTGCCCAGGGGAGCTCAGACCTGCAGCACCAGCCAGCCCCAGGCCGGGCCAGTCCCAGTCCCAGTCCCAGACTAAGGAATGTACCGAGACTCCtccgccagcccctcccctgccccctcctgcacccccactccctcccccagcaCCGCCACTtcccccagctgcccctcctTTGCCCACTGCTGAGAAGGCAGCCCCTCCACCTTCTAGGTttacaaaaaaccccaaatccagccccccagcccccaaccccaaACCTAACCCCCCCAGTCCGGAGGACACAGCGTCTTCAGCGCCTGTGGACTGGCGGGATCCCAGCCAGATGGAAAAGCTGCGGAGTGAGCTGGCAGCCTATCTCTGTGGCTCCAGGAGGGAGGACCGATTTGTCAGCCACAGGGCAGGCCCAACAGCGGCTTCACAGGAAAAGGAGGGCAAGAAGGGCCCCAGCCTGCCAGAGAAAGAGGCTCCCCCCAGCCTGCCAGAGAAGGAGATCCTCCCAAGTGTTCCCGAGAAGAGTCCCTCCAGCCTGCCAGAGAAGGTGGCTGCCaccagcctgcccctcccccctgtgGACTACATCTCCCAAGACCCCCCAGCTCCCAGTGTCCGGCAGATCCGGAGCGAGCTGGAGGCCCGGCTCTCCTCATCAGCAGAGAAGGAAGCCAAGCCCAGCATAGGGTCTCTGCCGCCCAAGCCTCGGCTAGAGGCGGGAAGAATCTTTGAACATAGGACGGATAATGGCGAATTCTCTAAGCCTGTGGCCAGGAATCTGCCGCCTCCAACCACCACCCCTCTGCCAACCACACCACTACAGTCCAAGGCCACATCTGTGCCGGCCGCACCACCTAAGCCCACACCTGGACCGGCCACACCACCCAAGGTCACGCCTGCACCGGCCACACCACCCAAGGTCACGCCTGCACCGGCCACACCACCCAAGGTCACGCCTGCACCGGCCACACCACCCAAGGTCACGCCTGCACCGGCCACACCACCCAAG GTCACGCTGGGGCCAGCCACACCATCTAAGGCTGTGCCTGAGCCAGCCACACCATCTGCAGCTACAACTGTACCCCCATCatccgagctgacagcagagaagaaACTGGTCCCCGCTGGGCAGTGGGAGAAGCCAACCCCTCAGGAACTTACAGTGGCCTCCCAGACAGAGGCAGAAGGGCACCCCTCAGAGGCCAGTAAGCCTCCTGCACTGGGAGCCCTCTCATCTCCAGCCCTCCCACCAAAGAGATCCCCCGGCGGTGAAGGGGTAGCATTTCTCTACAAGCCCCATCGCAGCCAGGAAAGCCCCAGCCAAGAGGCTGCTGTGGCAATGGGCACGCTGGCCACAGGGTCGGCGGGAGGGTCACGGGAGCCCGTGGAGGTGAAGGAGCCCCAGGGGCTGCCAGCTAAACCCCCAACCTCAGCCCCGCCTGCCGATGAACTGCTCAGGCACCCGGTGACGGGGGAGGTGGTGCAGCCCGGCTCCCCCATGGCTCTGCTCCTTGCggccaggcagagggcacagaaGGGAAGGCCGGGAGGGGCTGCCCTGGGCCGGTCCTCCCTGCCAGGGAGTCTCCGGGGCCACGGCAGccagccccaagcaggctctgacagcaTCTTCCACAAGGAGGGCCGGCCCAACTCCTTCACTGTGGTCCCCAAGTCACCCAAGGAGGCTGAGAAGGACCCCCAGCTGGCCTCCTCAGCACAGCCTCCGGTACCCAGTCAGTGGAAGCCCCAGCACCCCGGGGACCCAGAGGGCACTGAGCCAAACCACAGACACAACGGGACAAAGGCGGAGGCAAAGCCGGCGTTCTCCATCCTCCCCCAGGGCCGCCTGCTGCCCAAATCCTTCTCGtcccccccttctccttcctgcaagagggaagaggaggaggacgacgacgacGAGGGGGAGTTCTGCTTTGAGGTCATCCCGCCGCCGCCAGAGTTCAGCAACGACCCggagccccccgccccggccctccggtatctggggcgcctgggatCCCCTCCCCGGAACAACTTCTTAGACTTGGGGCAGCCCTTGGCGCCTCGGGGCTTCTCGCGCTTTCCAGCCGGGGCGCACCACGCCGGGGCGGGGGGCCTGGAGCGCTTCGCCGGCGGGGGCCGGTCGCTCATCAAGAAGCGCCTGTACGTCGGGGAGCCCCAGCGCAGCCCCGGGCAGCCCCGCGGCGGCACCGCCCGCAGCCTGAGTTCCCCCAACTGCTTCGGGCCGCCGCCTGGGGGCCCGGAAATGCGGCGCGTCAACTCGGCGGGCCGCGCGCCCCCCGGCGGCCTGCACGCGCCGAGGCTGTCCATGGAAGGCGCAGCCCGCGGGGAGGCCAAGTTCAAGGCGCCAGGCGGAGACTACGGCTTCTCCCCTGCGGCCGGCAG gtctCCCCACGGAACCCCCCACTATGGAAGCCCCATCAATACATTCACCGTGAGGCCTGGGACCCGCCATCCTATCTCCTATGCCTACTCGGGGAACCACCGGAAAGCCCCATCCTGA
- the CB2H6orf132 gene encoding uncharacterized protein C6orf132 homolog isoform X1: MKKNQTVQGTFSKLFGKKHANPPSTSLYATNPPWIFTQEAPEEGIRDFGGIYYGDNRFDSVSESGTATLKARPRVRPLLTFLPLNAQENHGLAVPTPSVPGDFADKEVTGTSSLVNGNLRLYSSVGDLRPGHYGQDPLIPPPPPGPAPGPPPGFSQLQEESPPPPPSMAPPPPPLLLEPPPPPTTAPPPPPVLGAQAPLSTLSSPSTPTPPDFIPPAPPLASLAPPPPLLPAPAPPASLHTTGTRFFPPGGVTKWKSEVALNGRQPETPRTSPPQSPAEPKGSLLRPKPEPHLTFPRSFKVPPPTPVRTSSIPTQEAQGTPPEEEGATKKAPNRLPLPPSFHIRPASQAYLDRAPEPDCPGELRPAAPASPRPGQSQSQSQTKECTETPPPAPPLPPPAPPLPPPAPPLPPAAPPLPTAEKAAPPPSRFTKNPKSSPPAPNPKPNPPSPEDTASSAPVDWRDPSQMEKLRSELAAYLCGSRREDRFVSHRAGPTAASQEKEGKKGPSLPEKEAPPSLPEKEILPSVPEKSPSSLPEKVAATSLPLPPVDYISQDPPAPSVRQIRSELEARLSSSAEKEAKPSIGSLPPKPRLEAGRIFEHRTDNGEFSKPVARNLPPPTTTPLPTTPLQSKATSVPAAPPKPTPGPATPPKVTPAPATPPKVTPAPATPPKVTPAPATPPKVTPAPATPPKVTPAPATPPKVTLGPATPSKAVPEPATPSAATTVPPSSELTAEKKLVPAGQWEKPTPQELTVASQTEAEGHPSEASKPPALGALSSPALPPKRSPGGEGVAFLYKPHRSQESPSQEAAVAMGTLATGSAGGSREPVEVKEPQGLPAKPPTSAPPADELLRHPVTGEVVQPGSPMALLLAARQRAQKGRPGGAALGRSSLPGSLRGHGSQPQAGSDSIFHKEGRPNSFTVVPKSPKEAEKDPQLASSAQPPVPSQWKPQHPGDPEGTEPNHRHNGTKAEAKPAFSILPQGRLLPKSFSSPPSPSCKREEEEDDDDEGEFCFEVIPPPPEFSNDPEPPAPALRYLGRLGSPPRNNFLDLGQPLAPRGFSRFPAGAHHAGAGGLERFAGGGRSLIKKRLYVGEPQRSPGQPRGGTARSLSSPNCFGPPPGGPEMRRVNSAGRAPPGGLHAPRLSMEGAARGEAKFKAPGGDYGFSPAAGRSPHGTPHYGSPINTFTVRPGTRHPISYAYSGNHRKAPS, encoded by the exons AATGCCCAGGAGAACCATGGACTGGCTGTGCCCACCCCCTCTGTCCCAGGAGACTTTGCAGACAAAGAAGTGACAG GTACCAGCTCACTCGTCAACGGCAACCTGCGCCTGTACAGCTCTGTGGGTGACCTAAGGCCGGGGCACTATGGGCAGGACCCActcatccctccccctcccccaggcccggCCCCGGGGCCACCCCCAGGCTTTTCACAGCTTCAGGAGGaatcccccccacctccaccttccatggctcccccaccacctcccctgctgctggaacccccacccccacccaccacgGCCCCACCTCCGCCCCCAGTATTGGGGGCCCAAGCCCCCCTATCCACCCTTTCCTCCCCATCCACACCCACCCCTCCTGACTTCATTCCTCCTGCCCCACCCTTGGCCTCTCtagccccacctccacccctttTGCCGGCCCCAGCACCCCCAGCATCTCTTCATACGACGGGGACTCGCTTCTTTCCCCCTGGGGGTGTCACCAAGTGGAAATCAGAGGTAGCGCTGAATGGCAGGCAGCCGGAGACCCCCAGAACCAGCCCCCCCCAGAGCCCAGCTGAGCCAAAGGGGAGCCTTCTGAGGCCTAAGCCAGAACCCCACCTCACTTTCCCCCGCTCATTCAAGgtgcctcccccaaccccagtcaGGACTTCGTCCATCCCAACTCAGGAAGCACAGGGGACGCctccagaggaggaaggggccaccAAGAAAGCCCCCAATCGACTCCCACTGCCTCCCAGCTTCCACATCCGCCCCGCATCCCAGGCCTATCTGGACAGGGCCCCTGAGCCTGACTGCCCAGGGGAGCTCAGACCTGCAGCACCAGCCAGCCCCAGGCCGGGCCAGTCCCAGTCCCAGTCCCAGACTAAGGAATGTACCGAGACTCCtccgccagcccctcccctgccccctcctgcacccccactccctcccccagcaCCGCCACTtcccccagctgcccctcctTTGCCCACTGCTGAGAAGGCAGCCCCTCCACCTTCTAGGTttacaaaaaaccccaaatccagccccccagcccccaaccccaaACCTAACCCCCCCAGTCCGGAGGACACAGCGTCTTCAGCGCCTGTGGACTGGCGGGATCCCAGCCAGATGGAAAAGCTGCGGAGTGAGCTGGCAGCCTATCTCTGTGGCTCCAGGAGGGAGGACCGATTTGTCAGCCACAGGGCAGGCCCAACAGCGGCTTCACAGGAAAAGGAGGGCAAGAAGGGCCCCAGCCTGCCAGAGAAAGAGGCTCCCCCCAGCCTGCCAGAGAAGGAGATCCTCCCAAGTGTTCCCGAGAAGAGTCCCTCCAGCCTGCCAGAGAAGGTGGCTGCCaccagcctgcccctcccccctgtgGACTACATCTCCCAAGACCCCCCAGCTCCCAGTGTCCGGCAGATCCGGAGCGAGCTGGAGGCCCGGCTCTCCTCATCAGCAGAGAAGGAAGCCAAGCCCAGCATAGGGTCTCTGCCGCCCAAGCCTCGGCTAGAGGCGGGAAGAATCTTTGAACATAGGACGGATAATGGCGAATTCTCTAAGCCTGTGGCCAGGAATCTGCCGCCTCCAACCACCACCCCTCTGCCAACCACACCACTACAGTCCAAGGCCACATCTGTGCCGGCCGCACCACCTAAGCCCACACCTGGACCGGCCACACCACCCAAGGTCACGCCTGCACCGGCCACACCACCCAAGGTCACGCCTGCACCGGCCACACCACCCAAGGTCACGCCTGCACCGGCCACACCACCCAAGGTCACGCCTGCACCGGCCACACCACCCAAGGTCACGCCTGCACCGGCCACACCACCCAAGGTCACGCTGGGGCCAGCCACACCATCTAAGGCTGTGCCTGAGCCAGCCACACCATCTGCAGCTACAACTGTACCCCCATCatccgagctgacagcagagaagaaACTGGTCCCCGCTGGGCAGTGGGAGAAGCCAACCCCTCAGGAACTTACAGTGGCCTCCCAGACAGAGGCAGAAGGGCACCCCTCAGAGGCCAGTAAGCCTCCTGCACTGGGAGCCCTCTCATCTCCAGCCCTCCCACCAAAGAGATCCCCCGGCGGTGAAGGGGTAGCATTTCTCTACAAGCCCCATCGCAGCCAGGAAAGCCCCAGCCAAGAGGCTGCTGTGGCAATGGGCACGCTGGCCACAGGGTCGGCGGGAGGGTCACGGGAGCCCGTGGAGGTGAAGGAGCCCCAGGGGCTGCCAGCTAAACCCCCAACCTCAGCCCCGCCTGCCGATGAACTGCTCAGGCACCCGGTGACGGGGGAGGTGGTGCAGCCCGGCTCCCCCATGGCTCTGCTCCTTGCggccaggcagagggcacagaaGGGAAGGCCGGGAGGGGCTGCCCTGGGCCGGTCCTCCCTGCCAGGGAGTCTCCGGGGCCACGGCAGccagccccaagcaggctctgacagcaTCTTCCACAAGGAGGGCCGGCCCAACTCCTTCACTGTGGTCCCCAAGTCACCCAAGGAGGCTGAGAAGGACCCCCAGCTGGCCTCCTCAGCACAGCCTCCGGTACCCAGTCAGTGGAAGCCCCAGCACCCCGGGGACCCAGAGGGCACTGAGCCAAACCACAGACACAACGGGACAAAGGCGGAGGCAAAGCCGGCGTTCTCCATCCTCCCCCAGGGCCGCCTGCTGCCCAAATCCTTCTCGtcccccccttctccttcctgcaagagggaagaggaggaggacgacgacgacGAGGGGGAGTTCTGCTTTGAGGTCATCCCGCCGCCGCCAGAGTTCAGCAACGACCCggagccccccgccccggccctccggtatctggggcgcctgggatCCCCTCCCCGGAACAACTTCTTAGACTTGGGGCAGCCCTTGGCGCCTCGGGGCTTCTCGCGCTTTCCAGCCGGGGCGCACCACGCCGGGGCGGGGGGCCTGGAGCGCTTCGCCGGCGGGGGCCGGTCGCTCATCAAGAAGCGCCTGTACGTCGGGGAGCCCCAGCGCAGCCCCGGGCAGCCCCGCGGCGGCACCGCCCGCAGCCTGAGTTCCCCCAACTGCTTCGGGCCGCCGCCTGGGGGCCCGGAAATGCGGCGCGTCAACTCGGCGGGCCGCGCGCCCCCCGGCGGCCTGCACGCGCCGAGGCTGTCCATGGAAGGCGCAGCCCGCGGGGAGGCCAAGTTCAAGGCGCCAGGCGGAGACTACGGCTTCTCCCCTGCGGCCGGCAG gtctCCCCACGGAACCCCCCACTATGGAAGCCCCATCAATACATTCACCGTGAGGCCTGGGACCCGCCATCCTATCTCCTATGCCTACTCGGGGAACCACCGGAAAGCCCCATCCTGA